A single genomic interval of Juglans regia cultivar Chandler chromosome 1, Walnut 2.0, whole genome shotgun sequence harbors:
- the LOC108982076 gene encoding uncharacterized protein LOC108982076: MALSSSLSTRFPLPFKPSLPSPFSCTNILPKTRVHRFKIHANLGGGEEEIKKGGKKKFITRDQEPEQYWQTAGEREGENPMKTPLPYIIIFGMSTPFVILAIAFANGWVKVPVR, from the exons ATGGcactttcttcttccctcaGCACCAGATTTCCGCTCCCATTTAAGCCATCTTTACCATCTCCTTTCTCTTGCACCAACATTTTACCTAAGACAAGGGTTCATCGTTTCAAAATCCATGCAAATTTGG GTGGTGGGGAAGAAGAAATCAAGaagggaggaaaaaagaaattcatcacTAGAGATCAAGAACCAGAACA GTATTGGCAAACAGCAGGAGAAAGGGAAGGGGAGAATCCCATGAAAACCCCCCTTCCTTACATTATCATATTTGGAATGTCCACACCTTTTGTAATCTTAGCCATTGCTTTTGCAAATGGTTGGGTTAAGGTACCTGTTCGATGA
- the LOC108982088 gene encoding SNF1-related protein kinase regulatory subunit beta-2-like isoform X3, translating to MGNPGGRKGRADPSAARKFEENCEQSVELAQDRAPLNNHADVPMVHSPSHDPRLPFMFNPEVLVTPWLGPGQVMPSQVHSLPQSITDNNDDFNGRWISVEIAWKYAGNLVAVVGSWDNWQTMEPLLHGGKNLTVTKVLPVGTHYCCFIVDGVLACAPDLQWVGDVYGNRYNIISLQEDVLKSTANGPANLSEFEHPPSPPSSYDNRFFTSEDFLHKTKGKVCEVLPPELPPQLEDAVLDRSLLDKPSSLTNHCLPRPEFAQLNHLYTRKNDQYVEFSSTQRMGNKYVTAILYKPLPKTK from the exons atGGGAAACCCTGGCGGAAGAAAAGGTCGAGCAGACCCTTCTGCAGCTAGGAAGTTTGAAGAAAACTGTGAACAATCTGTGGAGCTTGCACAGGATCGAGCACCACTTAATAATCATGCTGATGTGCCCATGGTTCACTCTCCTTCCCATGACCCCAGGTTACCTTTCATGTTTAATCCAGAG GTGCTTGTGACTCCCTGGTTAGGACCTGGACAGGTTATGCCATCCCAAGTTCACTCTTTACCGCAAAGCATAACAGATAATAACGATGATTTCAATGGGAGGTGGATTTCCGTTGAGATCGCATGGAAATATGCTGGCAATTTAGTAGCTGTTGTGGGCTCATGGGACAACTGGCAGACTAT GGAGCCCTTGCTGCATGGAGGCAAAAACTTAACTGTCACAAAAGTTCTTCCAGTAGGAACCCATTACTGCTGCTTCATTGTTGATGGAGTGTTGGCATGTGCTCCAGACTTGCAATGGGTTGGTGATGTTTATGGAAATCGCTATAACATTATAAGCTTACAG GAGGACGTCCTAAAATCGACTGCAAATGGTCCTGCAAATCTTTCAGAGTTTGAACATCCTCCTTCCCCTCCATCAAGCTATGACAATAGATTTTTCACTAGTGAAGattttttgcataaaacaaaaGGCAAGGTTTGTGAGGTTCTACCCCCAGAACTACCACCACAACTAGAAGATGCAGTTTTGGATAGGTCATTATTGGATAAGCCATCTTCGTTGACCAATCACTGTCTACCAAGGCCTGAATTTGCACAGTTGAATCATCTATACACTCGCAAGAATGATCAGTATGTAGAATTCAGCTCAACACAGAGGATGGGCAATAAATATGTCACAGCCATACTGTACAAGCCCTTGCCTAAAACAAAATGA
- the LOC108982088 gene encoding SNF1-related protein kinase regulatory subunit beta-2-like isoform X2, which produces MVMGNPGGRKGRADPSAARKFEENCEQSVELAQDRAPLNNHADVPMVHSPSHDPRLPFMFNPEVLVTPWLGPGQVMPSQVHSLPQSITDNNDDFNGRWISVEIAWKYAGNLVAVVGSWDNWQTMEPLLHGGKNLTVTKVLPVGTHYCCFIVDGVLACAPDLQWVGDVYGNRYNIISLQEDVLKSTANGPANLSEFEHPPSPPSSYDNRFFTSEDFLHKTKGKVCEVLPPELPPQLEDAVLDRSLLDKPSSLTNHCLPRPEFAQLNHLYTRKNDQYVEFSSTQRMGNKYVTAILYKPLPKTK; this is translated from the exons ATGG taatGGGAAACCCTGGCGGAAGAAAAGGTCGAGCAGACCCTTCTGCAGCTAGGAAGTTTGAAGAAAACTGTGAACAATCTGTGGAGCTTGCACAGGATCGAGCACCACTTAATAATCATGCTGATGTGCCCATGGTTCACTCTCCTTCCCATGACCCCAGGTTACCTTTCATGTTTAATCCAGAG GTGCTTGTGACTCCCTGGTTAGGACCTGGACAGGTTATGCCATCCCAAGTTCACTCTTTACCGCAAAGCATAACAGATAATAACGATGATTTCAATGGGAGGTGGATTTCCGTTGAGATCGCATGGAAATATGCTGGCAATTTAGTAGCTGTTGTGGGCTCATGGGACAACTGGCAGACTAT GGAGCCCTTGCTGCATGGAGGCAAAAACTTAACTGTCACAAAAGTTCTTCCAGTAGGAACCCATTACTGCTGCTTCATTGTTGATGGAGTGTTGGCATGTGCTCCAGACTTGCAATGGGTTGGTGATGTTTATGGAAATCGCTATAACATTATAAGCTTACAG GAGGACGTCCTAAAATCGACTGCAAATGGTCCTGCAAATCTTTCAGAGTTTGAACATCCTCCTTCCCCTCCATCAAGCTATGACAATAGATTTTTCACTAGTGAAGattttttgcataaaacaaaaGGCAAGGTTTGTGAGGTTCTACCCCCAGAACTACCACCACAACTAGAAGATGCAGTTTTGGATAGGTCATTATTGGATAAGCCATCTTCGTTGACCAATCACTGTCTACCAAGGCCTGAATTTGCACAGTTGAATCATCTATACACTCGCAAGAATGATCAGTATGTAGAATTCAGCTCAACACAGAGGATGGGCAATAAATATGTCACAGCCATACTGTACAAGCCCTTGCCTAAAACAAAATGA
- the LOC108982088 gene encoding SNF1-related protein kinase regulatory subunit beta-2-like isoform X1, whose translation MNLTMIINIMSGIILFLVMGNPGGRKGRADPSAARKFEENCEQSVELAQDRAPLNNHADVPMVHSPSHDPRLPFMFNPEVLVTPWLGPGQVMPSQVHSLPQSITDNNDDFNGRWISVEIAWKYAGNLVAVVGSWDNWQTMEPLLHGGKNLTVTKVLPVGTHYCCFIVDGVLACAPDLQWVGDVYGNRYNIISLQEDVLKSTANGPANLSEFEHPPSPPSSYDNRFFTSEDFLHKTKGKVCEVLPPELPPQLEDAVLDRSLLDKPSSLTNHCLPRPEFAQLNHLYTRKNDQYVEFSSTQRMGNKYVTAILYKPLPKTK comes from the exons ATGAATTTGacaatgattataaatattatgtctgggattattttgtttttagtaatGGGAAACCCTGGCGGAAGAAAAGGTCGAGCAGACCCTTCTGCAGCTAGGAAGTTTGAAGAAAACTGTGAACAATCTGTGGAGCTTGCACAGGATCGAGCACCACTTAATAATCATGCTGATGTGCCCATGGTTCACTCTCCTTCCCATGACCCCAGGTTACCTTTCATGTTTAATCCAGAG GTGCTTGTGACTCCCTGGTTAGGACCTGGACAGGTTATGCCATCCCAAGTTCACTCTTTACCGCAAAGCATAACAGATAATAACGATGATTTCAATGGGAGGTGGATTTCCGTTGAGATCGCATGGAAATATGCTGGCAATTTAGTAGCTGTTGTGGGCTCATGGGACAACTGGCAGACTAT GGAGCCCTTGCTGCATGGAGGCAAAAACTTAACTGTCACAAAAGTTCTTCCAGTAGGAACCCATTACTGCTGCTTCATTGTTGATGGAGTGTTGGCATGTGCTCCAGACTTGCAATGGGTTGGTGATGTTTATGGAAATCGCTATAACATTATAAGCTTACAG GAGGACGTCCTAAAATCGACTGCAAATGGTCCTGCAAATCTTTCAGAGTTTGAACATCCTCCTTCCCCTCCATCAAGCTATGACAATAGATTTTTCACTAGTGAAGattttttgcataaaacaaaaGGCAAGGTTTGTGAGGTTCTACCCCCAGAACTACCACCACAACTAGAAGATGCAGTTTTGGATAGGTCATTATTGGATAAGCCATCTTCGTTGACCAATCACTGTCTACCAAGGCCTGAATTTGCACAGTTGAATCATCTATACACTCGCAAGAATGATCAGTATGTAGAATTCAGCTCAACACAGAGGATGGGCAATAAATATGTCACAGCCATACTGTACAAGCCCTTGCCTAAAACAAAATGA